A window of Paremcibacter congregatus contains these coding sequences:
- the nadC gene encoding carboxylating nicotinate-nucleotide diphosphorylase, with amino-acid sequence MSECPLFKEEMRQFIKNALDEDVGRGDLTTLATIPADLNLSAAMITREPIVIAGMFLAIEVIKTCDPAAQIEIVAGDGLEVMAGSTLLKITGNAQKLLTAERSALNILQHLSGIATLTRAYVRRIEHTDCRLLDTRKTIPGYRKLAKYASRMGGAMNHRMRLDDGVLIKDNHIARVGNIKAAIDAAQAYDIKASTIGLTVECDTLDQAAEAVQAGADRLLLDNMSLDQLCHAVARYKGQVALEASGGVTLDTIGDIADTGVDFISVGRITQSAPAVDIGLDYLD; translated from the coding sequence ATGTCAGAATGTCCGCTGTTTAAGGAAGAAATGCGCCAGTTCATCAAAAACGCCCTTGATGAAGACGTGGGGCGCGGCGACCTGACCACATTGGCCACCATTCCGGCGGACCTCAATCTCTCAGCTGCCATGATCACCCGCGAGCCTATTGTCATCGCGGGCATGTTTCTCGCCATTGAAGTGATCAAGACCTGCGACCCCGCCGCCCAGATCGAAATCGTTGCGGGCGATGGGCTTGAGGTTATGGCGGGCAGCACCCTTCTTAAAATCACGGGCAACGCGCAAAAATTGCTTACGGCGGAACGCAGTGCGCTGAATATCCTGCAACATCTGTCAGGCATCGCCACCCTGACCCGGGCATACGTCCGCAGGATTGAGCATACGGACTGCCGTCTGCTCGACACCCGCAAGACCATTCCCGGCTATCGCAAACTGGCGAAATACGCCAGTCGTATGGGCGGAGCCATGAACCATCGCATGCGGCTTGATGATGGGGTCCTGATCAAGGACAACCATATCGCCCGCGTCGGCAACATCAAGGCGGCGATTGACGCCGCGCAGGCCTACGACATCAAGGCCAGCACCATTGGCCTGACGGTGGAATGCGACACCCTGGATCAGGCCGCCGAAGCGGTCCAGGCCGGGGCTGACCGGCTGTTGCTGGATAATATGAGCCTGGATCAACTCTGCCATGCGGTTGCCCGCTACAAAGGCCAGGTGGCGCTGGAGGCGTCGGGTGGTGTGACGCTGGACACCATTGGCGACATCGCCGACACCGGCGTCGATTTTATCTCCGTTGGCCGCATTACCCAATCCGCCCCCGCCGTCGACATCGGCCTCGATTATCTGGATTGA
- the nadA gene encoding quinolinate synthase NadA — translation MSIPLTGQGAPSDAELLEEINRLRVEKNAVILAHYYQDGKIQDLADFVGDSLDLSRKAASTNADVIVFCGVRFMAEVAKILSPEKTVVLPDMDAGCSLEDSCPADEFATFRAKHPDHISLTYINCSAAVKTHSDIIITSSNARHIIDQIPEDQPILLAPDQHLGGYLAKETGRDMVLWPGSCIVHERFSEKELIKLKAEHPDAPVAAHPECPAHILNHADHVGSTSSILKYVLEHAAETFIIATEPGIIHQMAKMSPEKTFIGAPGMDGVCNCNQCPYMALNTLEKLRDCLRDLTPVIEISEADRIAAKAPLDRMLEMSPPIAQNRPPKSGRAY, via the coding sequence ATGTCTATACCGCTGACGGGCCAAGGGGCCCCTAGTGACGCCGAACTTCTGGAAGAAATCAATCGGCTGCGGGTCGAAAAAAATGCGGTGATCCTGGCCCATTACTATCAGGATGGCAAGATTCAGGATCTGGCGGATTTTGTCGGCGACAGCCTTGATTTATCCCGCAAGGCCGCCTCGACAAACGCCGACGTCATCGTCTTTTGCGGTGTGCGCTTCATGGCGGAAGTCGCCAAGATCCTCAGCCCGGAAAAGACCGTTGTGTTGCCGGACATGGACGCCGGATGCTCTCTCGAAGACAGCTGCCCGGCTGACGAATTCGCGACATTCCGTGCCAAGCACCCTGACCATATCAGTCTGACCTATATCAACTGTTCTGCCGCGGTGAAGACCCATTCCGACATCATCATCACGTCAAGCAACGCCCGCCATATCATCGACCAGATCCCCGAAGATCAACCCATCCTGCTGGCGCCGGACCAACATCTCGGCGGCTATCTCGCCAAGGAAACTGGCCGCGACATGGTCCTGTGGCCCGGCTCCTGCATCGTGCATGAACGTTTCTCGGAAAAAGAACTGATCAAGCTGAAAGCCGAACATCCTGATGCGCCGGTGGCGGCCCACCCGGAATGCCCGGCCCATATTCTCAATCATGCGGATCACGTGGGGTCCACCTCCTCTATCCTGAAATATGTGCTGGAGCATGCGGCGGAGACTTTCATTATCGCCACCGAACCGGGCATCATCCATCAGATGGCAAAAATGTCACCGGAGAAGACCTTTATCGGCGCGCCTGGCATGGACGGCGTCTGCAACTGCAACCAATGCCCCTATATGGCGCTCAACACCCTGGAAAAGCTGCGTGATTGTCTGCGCGACCTGACGCCGGTGATTGAGATCAGCGAAGCCGACCGCATCGCCGCCAAGGCGCCGCTCGACCGGATGCTGGAAATGTCGCCGCCCATCGCTCAAAACCGGCCGCCCAAATCCGGCCGGGCCTACTGA
- a CDS encoding Y-family DNA polymerase yields MLKASSTLRWIYIDLNSYFASVEQHLNPHLRGRPVAVVPTMNTDSTCAIAASYEAKALGIKTGTMIYQARRLCPDLHVVPARHDRYVEYHHLIMAEIEHHIPLTKICSIDEVACRLQGSTQDKTQAIALAHRIKQGISDNVGICLRSSIGIAPNRFLAKVASNLHKPDGLTVIESHELPDRLVHLNLRDLPGIGRRMERRLSDAGITSLKAFWDLDPRHARKLWHSVEGERFWYALRGVEIADPPENQRQTVGHSHVLSPAMRPRAKARNVARRLTVKAATRMRRLGFHATFYNLYVRYDVKRSPHQKPGPDRWQGYVKLPPTQNNFTLLTNLNSLWNAIPDSRESQRILQVSVALYGLIHQNDIMPDMFQALNDPLSREHKKHDRLSKAMDSVNKRFGFDTIVVGSLPEPMARFTGSKIAFTRIPQKDEFHE; encoded by the coding sequence ATGTTAAAAGCGTCCTCCACCTTGCGGTGGATTTATATTGACCTGAACAGCTATTTTGCCAGTGTGGAACAACATCTCAATCCGCATCTGCGGGGACGTCCTGTGGCGGTGGTACCGACCATGAATACGGACAGCACCTGCGCCATTGCCGCCAGTTACGAGGCCAAGGCGCTTGGCATCAAAACCGGCACCATGATCTATCAGGCCCGGCGCCTCTGCCCTGATCTTCACGTCGTGCCGGCGCGCCATGATCGATATGTCGAGTATCACCATCTGATCATGGCGGAAATCGAACATCATATTCCCTTGACCAAAATCTGCTCTATCGACGAAGTCGCCTGCCGGTTACAGGGAAGTACACAAGACAAGACACAGGCCATTGCCCTCGCCCACCGCATCAAACAGGGGATATCAGATAATGTCGGGATCTGTTTACGCAGTTCCATCGGCATCGCCCCCAATCGTTTCCTCGCCAAGGTCGCCAGCAATTTGCACAAACCCGATGGTTTGACCGTGATCGAATCCCATGAATTGCCGGATCGGCTGGTCCACCTGAACCTGCGTGATTTGCCCGGCATTGGCCGGCGCATGGAAAGGCGGCTCAGCGATGCGGGCATCACCAGCCTGAAGGCGTTCTGGGACCTGGACCCGCGCCACGCCCGAAAGCTCTGGCACAGTGTCGAAGGCGAACGCTTCTGGTATGCTTTACGCGGTGTCGAAATCGCTGATCCTCCCGAAAATCAACGTCAGACCGTCGGCCACAGCCATGTGTTATCCCCCGCCATGCGTCCCCGTGCGAAAGCCCGTAATGTTGCCCGGCGTCTAACGGTCAAGGCCGCCACCCGCATGCGCCGCCTGGGTTTTCACGCCACATTTTACAATCTTTATGTGCGCTATGATGTCAAGCGGTCTCCCCATCAGAAGCCCGGACCTGACCGTTGGCAAGGCTATGTCAAATTGCCCCCGACCCAGAATAACTTCACTCTTCTCACCAATCTGAATAGCTTGTGGAACGCCATACCCGATAGCCGCGAAAGTCAACGCATCCTGCAAGTTTCCGTGGCCCTGTATGGCCTTATCCATCAAAATGATATCATGCCCGACATGTTTCAGGCCTTGAATGACCCTCTGTCCCGGGAACATAAAAAGCATGACCGTTTGTCCAAAGCCATGGATAGTGTCAATAAACGATTTGGCTTTGATACCATCGTCGTCGGCAGCCTGCCGGAGCCGATGGCCCGCTTCACTGGCAGTAAAATCGCCTTCACCCGTATTCCGCAAAAAGACGAATTCCATGAATGA
- a CDS encoding efflux RND transporter periplasmic adaptor subunit, with translation MHQLKSKIAAHLLSLAAVSSLFMSPAAAYQAPPQMPPAHVEVITAAEHLMAPQMDVTGTVVSLQDSRISVEVEGPLQWIAEVGTAVEKGDIIARMDNRLLALALRQAKANLKRLQADMVFRNQEVKRFEDLSARNNASKARLEETIAQREMLHHEIQNAQALVERARGDVERANIRAPFPGHVVTRLANIGEYLIVGEEVIRLVNTRNLEISLPAPISITPYLHSGDKISVLDDRGIHQLPIKRIVPVGDMVSRMVQVLLAPGEEPWIVGTPVKVSLPKGTPKRAVAVPRDALIYKAGSVYVYKVGPDMSAEQVKVEIDAAVGLLVSLKKGLQAGDKVIIRGGERLQPGQKVVIKSGT, from the coding sequence ATGCATCAATTAAAGAGCAAAATAGCGGCCCACCTATTGAGCCTCGCCGCCGTATCAAGTCTGTTTATGTCTCCCGCAGCCGCCTATCAGGCGCCGCCGCAAATGCCGCCAGCGCATGTGGAAGTCATCACGGCCGCTGAGCATTTAATGGCACCACAAATGGACGTCACCGGAACCGTGGTGAGCCTGCAGGATTCCCGCATTTCTGTTGAGGTGGAGGGCCCGCTGCAGTGGATCGCCGAAGTGGGGACAGCTGTTGAAAAAGGCGATATCATCGCCCGTATGGATAACAGGCTCCTGGCCCTTGCCCTGCGTCAGGCAAAGGCCAACCTGAAACGGTTACAAGCCGATATGGTGTTCCGCAATCAGGAAGTAAAGCGTTTCGAAGACCTGTCGGCCCGTAACAATGCCTCCAAGGCCCGACTGGAAGAAACCATCGCCCAACGGGAAATGCTGCATCATGAAATTCAGAATGCCCAAGCCCTGGTGGAACGGGCCCGCGGCGATGTGGAACGCGCCAATATTCGCGCCCCTTTCCCCGGCCATGTGGTCACCCGCCTCGCCAATATCGGGGAATATCTGATTGTCGGGGAAGAAGTTATTCGTCTGGTCAACACCCGCAATCTGGAAATCAGCCTGCCCGCCCCGATCAGCATCACGCCCTACCTTCATAGCGGCGACAAAATTTCCGTTCTGGATGACCGGGGCATCCATCAGTTGCCGATTAAACGCATCGTGCCGGTCGGTGACATGGTGTCCCGCATGGTACAGGTTCTACTCGCCCCCGGTGAAGAACCGTGGATCGTTGGCACCCCCGTCAAGGTCAGCCTGCCCAAAGGCACGCCGAAACGGGCGGTTGCCGTGCCCCGCGACGCCTTGATCTACAAGGCCGGCTCGGTCTATGTCTACAAAGTTGGCCCGGATATGAGTGCTGAACAGGTCAAAGTCGAAATTGACGCCGCAGTCGGCCTGCTGGTCTCCCTGAAAAAAGGGCTACAGGCCGGGGACAAGGTGATCATTCGCGGCGGGGAACGTCTGCAACCAGGGCAAAAGGTGGTGATTAAATCCGGCACCTGA
- a CDS encoding efflux RND transporter permease subunit — translation MKLTRQSLNNPAAVAIVAAVMMVLGFVSMINMPAQLLPNIQKPVITVINAWPGASPAEIESEITVPVEEVLQGTPGMTEMVSWSLGNFGFMQLEFALETDMTRALIEVISRLNRLRPLPANAEKPQIMVGEWGDANDTLIEYYVQMLPGYEDRMLENSKYMRDVVVPELQSLYGVSRIEFDDSFSGDGQQLQIIFDPYRAAELGIDIARVPARIGRSADLSSGFVDVGRRQYSVRFEGRYDADELAGLILEWRDGLPIKLGDVARVEVGPGRLDGFIYQNGKPSFRMAISKTNDANVLEALDGVKQKIEELNNSTLKDRGMKAQYSFDPGLYINRSINLLGSNLVIGMILAVGVLWAFLRQWRATFLISLAIPTSLLATFVILSLTGRTLNVISLAGLAFASGMVLDAAIVVLENIIRLRERGESAAEASDKGATQVWGALLASTATTVAIFIPIMFLEDAEGQMFADLAMTIAISVSVSLLVAVTVLPTAARYWMKTLPEVEKDETFWDHLADRLMTLTNSRKKQAGWVFGLVFFSLATTFLLWPQSNYLPAVERDTVDSFLFFPPGTNVDTANKEIAQVIDQRIQPYLFGEKQPKVREYFFWSFPGMSGGWLALNGEDGADLEKLQALVQSEIIANIPDLFGFTMRRSLFGGFDSANSVELRMTSRNLSAVKEAAMQGMGIVMGSIPGATANPQPDPFADASELKFEPNDVRLAEVGWTRQDLSMVVMELGQGAWLGEYFNGQDRLDIYLKSETFQTPEEMIDLPVQTPKGGLVPLGELATISKVLAPSAIVHFDRIRAYSLSVNPPPGMSLEELIRQLEQKVEPQLRALLPADAAISYAGSAKDLQRALITLGGNALMALGLLILIMAGLFRSLKAALLVVISIPLASVGGVLAITLLNKIKFQPLDLLGMIGFIILLGLVVNNAILLVAQTRTAESRGMTRPEAVRQALRLRLRPIFMSTLTSLFGMLPLLLVPGSGSEIYRGMAAAIVGGMSVSTIFTLILLPSLLQLTHRKRPTPAQPEIQQTNLKPAE, via the coding sequence ATGAAACTCACCCGCCAAAGTCTCAACAACCCGGCCGCCGTCGCCATTGTCGCCGCCGTAATGATGGTGCTCGGCTTTGTGTCCATGATTAACATGCCGGCACAACTGCTGCCCAATATCCAGAAGCCCGTGATCACCGTCATTAATGCCTGGCCCGGCGCCTCACCTGCAGAAATAGAATCCGAGATCACCGTGCCCGTCGAGGAGGTCTTGCAAGGCACCCCCGGCATGACCGAAATGGTGTCCTGGAGTCTGGGCAATTTTGGCTTTATGCAGCTCGAGTTTGCCCTGGAGACCGACATGACCCGGGCATTGATCGAGGTGATCAGCCGCCTGAACCGGCTGCGCCCCCTGCCCGCCAATGCGGAAAAGCCGCAGATCATGGTTGGCGAATGGGGCGACGCCAATGACACATTGATCGAATATTATGTCCAGATGTTGCCCGGTTATGAAGACCGGATGCTGGAAAATTCGAAATACATGCGCGACGTGGTGGTGCCGGAACTGCAATCTCTCTACGGTGTATCCCGCATTGAATTTGACGATTCCTTTAGCGGCGATGGCCAGCAACTCCAGATTATTTTTGACCCTTACCGCGCTGCGGAACTGGGAATTGATATCGCCCGGGTGCCCGCCCGGATCGGACGCTCCGCCGACCTGTCCAGCGGTTTTGTCGATGTGGGGCGGCGGCAATATTCCGTACGCTTTGAAGGCCGCTATGATGCCGATGAACTCGCCGGTCTGATTTTGGAATGGCGTGATGGCCTGCCGATCAAACTGGGTGACGTCGCCCGGGTCGAAGTCGGCCCGGGTCGTCTGGACGGCTTTATCTATCAAAATGGCAAGCCCAGTTTCCGCATGGCCATTTCCAAAACCAATGACGCCAACGTCCTTGAAGCCCTGGACGGTGTAAAACAAAAGATTGAAGAACTCAATAACTCCACCCTGAAGGATCGGGGAATGAAGGCGCAATATTCTTTTGACCCCGGCCTTTATATCAACCGGTCGATTAACCTGCTCGGCAGCAATCTGGTGATCGGGATGATTTTGGCGGTGGGCGTACTCTGGGCCTTCCTGCGTCAATGGCGCGCGACCTTTCTGATCTCTCTGGCGATCCCCACGTCGCTGCTCGCCACCTTCGTCATCCTCAGCCTGACAGGCCGCACGCTGAATGTGATCTCGCTCGCCGGGCTTGCTTTCGCTTCAGGGATGGTGCTGGATGCGGCGATTGTCGTGCTGGAAAATATTATTCGCCTGAGAGAGCGCGGAGAAAGTGCCGCGGAGGCCAGTGACAAGGGGGCAACCCAGGTCTGGGGCGCGTTGCTGGCGTCCACAGCAACCACCGTCGCCATCTTCATTCCCATCATGTTCCTCGAAGACGCCGAAGGCCAGATGTTCGCCGACCTGGCCATGACCATCGCCATCAGCGTCAGCGTCTCCCTTCTGGTGGCGGTAACCGTTTTGCCGACGGCCGCCCGTTACTGGATGAAAACCCTGCCCGAAGTCGAAAAAGATGAAACCTTCTGGGACCATCTGGCCGATCGCCTCATGACGTTGACCAACAGCAGGAAAAAGCAGGCCGGCTGGGTGTTCGGTCTGGTGTTTTTCTCGCTCGCAACCACGTTCCTCCTGTGGCCGCAAAGTAACTATCTCCCCGCCGTGGAACGGGATACGGTTGACAGTTTTCTCTTTTTCCCGCCCGGCACCAATGTGGACACCGCCAACAAAGAAATTGCCCAGGTGATTGATCAGCGCATTCAGCCATACCTCTTCGGGGAAAAGCAACCGAAGGTGCGGGAATATTTCTTCTGGTCCTTCCCCGGCATGTCCGGCGGCTGGCTGGCGCTCAACGGCGAAGACGGGGCTGACTTGGAAAAACTGCAAGCCTTGGTGCAGAGCGAGATCATCGCCAATATCCCTGACCTGTTCGGCTTTACCATGCGCCGCAGCCTGTTTGGTGGTTTTGACAGCGCCAACAGCGTCGAACTGCGCATGACCTCCCGCAACCTCTCCGCCGTCAAGGAAGCCGCCATGCAGGGCATGGGCATTGTCATGGGCAGCATTCCCGGCGCCACCGCCAACCCGCAGCCCGACCCTTTTGCCGACGCCAGTGAGCTGAAATTTGAACCCAATGACGTGCGTCTGGCCGAAGTGGGCTGGACACGTCAGGACCTGTCTATGGTGGTGATGGAATTGGGACAAGGCGCGTGGCTCGGGGAATATTTCAACGGTCAGGATCGGCTCGACATCTACCTGAAATCGGAAACCTTCCAGACACCGGAAGAGATGATTGATCTGCCTGTACAGACACCGAAAGGGGGGCTGGTGCCGCTCGGGGAACTGGCGACTATCAGTAAGGTTTTGGCCCCCAGCGCCATCGTGCATTTTGACCGTATCCGCGCCTATAGCCTTTCCGTCAATCCGCCGCCCGGCATGTCCCTGGAAGAATTGATTAGGCAGCTTGAACAGAAGGTTGAACCGCAATTGCGCGCCCTTCTCCCCGCCGATGCCGCCATCAGTTATGCCGGAAGCGCCAAGGACCTGCAACGGGCGTTGATCACTCTCGGCGGCAATGCGCTTATGGCGCTAGGTCTGTTGATCCTGATCATGGCGGGTCTGTTTCGCTCTCTGAAAGCGGCCCTGCTGGTGGTAATTTCCATCCCCTTGGCCAGTGTTGGGGGTGTGCTCGCCATCACGCTGCTGAACAAGATCAAATTCCAGCCGCTCGACCTCCTTGGTATGATCGGTTTCATCATCCTGCTCGGACTGGTGGTCAATAACGCCATCCTGCTGGTGGCTCAAACCCGTACTGCCGAAAGCCGTGGCATGACCCGCCCGGAGGCCGTGCGTCAGGCTCTGCGCCTGCGCCTGCGCCCGATCTTCATGAGCACGCTGACCAGCCTGTTCGGCATGCTGCCTTTGCTGCTTGTACCGGGCTCCGGCAGCGAGATTTATCGCGGCATGGCGGCGGCGATTGTCGGGGGCATGAGCGTCTCGACAATCTTTACCCTGATCCTGCTGCCCAGTCTGTTGCAACTAACTCATCGAAAGCGACCTACACCCGCACAACCAGAAATACAACAAACAAATCTCAAGCCCGCCGAATGA
- a CDS encoding MBL fold metallo-hydrolase, whose translation MLKFNKDFSPEYGEVTQISPLIRRLVAPNPSPFTFHGTGTYIIGTDNVAIIDPGPEIASHLHALETFLEDRTLSHILITHNHMDHSPAAAPLKQVTGAEVYAFDVTGQAKIESHAEEGRDRHFKPDHIVKDGDMLSGPDWTIDVIHTPGHLSNHVCFALREEKALFSGDHVMGWSTSVVSQPDGDMQAYLTSLEKLLPRDDVIYYPTHGAPIHQPQAFVQGLIDHRHARESQILAILDTSPHTIAEMVEIIYCDVPSYLHPAAASSIFSHLIHMVDTGRVICKGPITRDSLFYRPQTAA comes from the coding sequence ATGCTCAAATTCAATAAAGATTTTTCTCCCGAATATGGCGAAGTCACCCAGATTTCACCGCTCATCCGGCGACTCGTCGCCCCCAATCCCTCCCCCTTCACCTTTCATGGCACCGGCACCTATATTATCGGCACCGACAACGTCGCCATTATTGATCCTGGGCCGGAAATCGCCTCGCATCTGCACGCCCTGGAAACCTTTCTGGAAGACCGGACATTAAGCCATATTCTCATTACCCATAACCATATGGACCACTCGCCGGCCGCCGCCCCCCTGAAACAGGTTACCGGGGCGGAAGTTTACGCCTTTGATGTCACCGGGCAGGCCAAAATTGAAAGCCACGCAGAAGAAGGCCGTGACCGTCATTTCAAACCCGATCATATTGTTAAGGATGGTGATATGCTGTCGGGTCCGGACTGGACCATCGACGTGATCCATACCCCTGGCCATTTGTCGAACCATGTCTGTTTTGCCCTGCGGGAGGAAAAGGCCCTGTTCAGCGGCGATCATGTGATGGGCTGGTCAACCTCGGTTGTATCGCAACCCGATGGCGACATGCAGGCCTATCTCACGAGTCTGGAGAAATTGCTGCCACGTGACGATGTGATCTATTACCCCACCCACGGCGCCCCCATTCATCAGCCGCAGGCCTTTGTCCAGGGTCTGATTGACCACCGTCACGCCCGGGAATCACAAATCCTCGCCATCCTTGACACCAGCCCCCACACCATCGCGGAAATGGTCGAGATCATATACTGCGATGTCCCGAGCTACCTGCACCCCGCAGCAGCAAGTTCTATATTCTCCCATCTGATCCACATGGTTGATACCGGCCGGGTGATCTGCAAAGGTCCGATCACCCGGGACAGCCTGTTTTATCGCCCTCAAACCGCCGCGTGA
- the megL gene encoding methionine gamma-lyase, with protein sequence MSSLDPKKRGFATRAIHAGRDHKDPHGALTSPIYMTSTFEFETAEQGGARFAGEEGGYIYSRLGNPTLTELENKLADLEGAEACLTVASGMGAITSVFWSFVAPGDEILVDETLYGCTFAYFRHGLEKFGITVRHVDMRDPENLAQEISAKTKIVYFETPANPNMRIVDIKAVSEIAHSVDARVVVDNTYMTPYLQNPITLGADIVVHSATKYLGGHGDLMAGVILSSAEDMEQIRYVGLKDMTGAVLSPMNAFLISRGLKTLELRMERHCDNAEKIAAMFEASSKVEKVYFPGLPSFEQHELAKAQMARFGGMVAFELTGGHDAGLKFLNSLDLCKIAVSLGDAETLIEHPASMTHSPYEPEERAKYGITEGLVRISAGLENATDILADLEQALARV encoded by the coding sequence ATGTCATCACTTGATCCGAAAAAAAGAGGTTTCGCCACCCGCGCCATCCATGCCGGTCGGGATCACAAAGACCCGCACGGAGCGCTGACTTCTCCCATTTATATGACGTCGACTTTCGAATTTGAAACCGCCGAGCAGGGCGGTGCACGCTTTGCCGGAGAAGAGGGGGGCTATATCTATAGCCGTCTGGGAAATCCGACCCTCACGGAACTGGAAAACAAGCTCGCCGACCTGGAAGGAGCGGAAGCCTGTCTGACGGTGGCGTCCGGCATGGGGGCGATTACTTCTGTCTTCTGGTCCTTCGTTGCCCCCGGGGATGAAATCCTGGTCGATGAAACCTTGTATGGTTGTACCTTTGCCTATTTCCGTCATGGCCTGGAAAAATTCGGCATCACGGTGCGGCATGTGGACATGCGTGATCCGGAAAATCTGGCGCAGGAAATCTCCGCCAAAACCAAGATCGTGTATTTCGAGACCCCGGCCAACCCCAATATGCGCATCGTGGACATCAAAGCGGTCTCCGAGATCGCCCATTCGGTGGACGCCCGCGTGGTGGTGGATAATACCTATATGACGCCTTATTTGCAGAATCCCATCACACTCGGCGCCGATATCGTCGTGCATAGCGCCACCAAATATCTTGGTGGGCATGGCGACCTGATGGCGGGCGTGATCCTGTCCAGCGCCGAGGATATGGAGCAGATCCGCTATGTGGGTCTGAAGGATATGACCGGCGCGGTGTTGTCACCGATGAACGCGTTTCTGATCTCCCGGGGGCTGAAAACTCTGGAACTGCGCATGGAACGTCATTGCGATAATGCGGAAAAGATCGCTGCCATGTTCGAGGCCAGCAGCAAAGTGGAAAAAGTGTATTTTCCCGGCCTGCCTTCTTTCGAGCAGCATGAACTCGCCAAGGCCCAGATGGCCCGGTTTGGCGGCATGGTGGCGTTTGAACTGACCGGTGGCCATGATGCAGGATTGAAGTTCCTCAATAGCCTGGATCTCTGCAAGATCGCGGTCAGTCTCGGGGATGCGGAAACCCTGATCGAGCATCCGGCCTCCATGACCCATTCACCTTACGAGCCGGAAGAACGCGCTAAATATGGCATTACCGAAGGTCTGGTGCGCATTTCCGCCGGGCTGGAGAATGCCACCGATATTCTCGCCGATCTGGAACAGGCGCTGGCGCGGGTTTAG
- a CDS encoding alpha/beta hydrolase, whose amino-acid sequence MRFFWIVIRSMAVSYIIIGAYLFTFQRDLIYFPTAEENHPYYTEKMAIDGEILNIVTLNRGKSDAILYFGGVGEPVVKNGPDFTKTFPHHTIYFVNYRGYGGSSGAPSEHALYSDAADIYDRVAPRHESLSVIGRSLGTGVATYLASMKPIAKLVLITPYDSVEHIAQDSYPIFPMWLILKDKFNSLAQVRKVTAATLVILAEHDLMIPAKYSSHLIRAFPTAQVMVETIKGTGHNNLHEKARYHSLLGNFL is encoded by the coding sequence ATGAGATTTTTTTGGATTGTAATCAGAAGTATGGCGGTGTCCTATATCATTATCGGGGCCTATTTATTCACTTTCCAGCGCGATCTTATTTATTTCCCTACGGCGGAAGAAAATCATCCCTACTATACTGAAAAGATGGCGATAGATGGCGAGATCCTGAATATTGTTACTCTGAACCGGGGAAAGTCTGATGCCATCCTATATTTCGGCGGGGTGGGGGAACCGGTGGTGAAAAACGGTCCGGATTTCACTAAAACTTTCCCTCATCATACGATTTACTTTGTCAATTATCGTGGCTATGGCGGCAGCAGTGGCGCCCCTTCTGAACATGCGCTCTATTCAGATGCGGCGGATATATATGACCGTGTCGCCCCGCGGCATGAAAGCCTGTCAGTGATTGGGCGAAGCCTCGGGACGGGCGTGGCGACTTATCTGGCGTCTATGAAGCCCATTGCGAAGCTTGTCCTGATCACCCCTTATGACAGTGTCGAGCATATCGCTCAGGACAGTTATCCGATTTTCCCCATGTGGCTTATTCTGAAGGATAAATTTAATTCTCTGGCGCAAGTCCGGAAAGTGACCGCCGCGACATTGGTGATCTTGGCCGAACATGACCTGATGATCCCGGCTAAATATTCCAGCCATCTGATAAGAGCCTTCCCGACGGCGCAGGTGATGGTAGAGACCATCAAAGGCACCGGACATAATAATCTGCACGAAAAAGCCAGATATCATTCGTTGCTCGGAAATTTCCTGTAA